The Collibacillus ludicampi region TGCACGATTACACGTTTGTTGATATTGCAAAGAAATTGGGAGTGAGTGACGAGGCAGTACGTAAAAACACTGATGCAGCGATAAGAAAAATGTCCAAAATATTAAATTGATACTTTATATTATATGTTAATTATGGTATAATAAAAAATTTTATTAAATATAGGTTGGTTTTAGCGCGAATAAGTGGACTAATATATAGGCGCAGGTCATCCATGCGCTACCACTCCATACCTTTCTCTTTGTCGTATGTAGCTTGTCTATATACGGAAAATAGGGTCGCGTCTCGTCAACGCGGGCTCTTATTTTTTCGGAGGTTTGTTAACACTGTCTACATCTTGAAAGGGGGTGATTCAAATGCAAATCCAGCCAGAAACCTTTCGCTTTCTCAGACAGATGCTTGGAATAAGCGTTCGTGAATTTGCGAAAGCGGTTGGATACAGTCACAGTTACGTTGCGATGATCGAAACAGGGGAACGTCGTATGAGTGAAGAAGCACGCCGTCGATTTTTGAAGTTTTACATTGACTTTATCGACGCTGCTATGGATTGGCAACATGATTATTCAACTATTTCGAATTAAAGGAGAGATGATTATGACTGATAAGGAATTTGCACAAAAACAATTGCTCAAAAAGCTCATTGAAACTGCAGACGAGTATCGGAAGCTAACACGCGAAATCGAGGAGCTGAAAAAGACAACTCACTCAAAGTCTAGCACCACAAACGAACACATGGCTGACAAGATCGTTGAGAACGTGTCGAACTGGCAACGTGACCAGCAGTTGATGACGCGCTCGTTCCAGGGATATACCTTGGCAAAAGAAGAGCCGGTCAACGAATACATCACAAAAATGACGTTCGTAAAATCCGAATTTCACTCCAACAAAGCGGCGGCGCTTGATAAACCATGGAAGATTTAGAGACGGAGGGAATGAACAATGAAAGTATATATGCATCGACCATACACCAAGCTTCCAATGGATGAAAACAGGTACTATACCCTTTATTACAACGGCAAACAAATTAAGTTCTATTGCATCAACGATAATACAGTTCAGGTCGAAGAACTTGAACACATTCAAGCGCTGCTGGATCAAGGATTTATCGTAACGCATATCGATCCATACGACACAACTGGAACTCAATACCGGCTAATCAATCTCAGATCGCTTTCATTTTCACGTGACGAAGACGCCGAAGCATTGTTGCGTGAATTAGCCGACTGGAAACTAATCGGCGTACGTCAACTTCAAGCGCTCTATTACAAGGAGGGATGATATAGATGCAAGTAGTTTTACGAAACCAAGAACTTGCAGGTATGTGCGTTGCTTGGCATGGTACTTATCCATTCGACGCGAACGGGGTGGTGACGTGCTCGCATTTGGATGACATTGTGATGCTGGTTAAAGAGAAAGGATGCAAACCAATCCAAATCGTTGATGGAGGCGATGAGAAGATGAATTATCATATGGTGGATTTCGACAAGGTATTGAAACAAGGCGATGATCATTTACTGGAAGAGCTGAAAAGGCTGCACAATGAACACTGGAAGCCGTTTATCGCGAAAGATAAGGTTGTATTGTTCTTTAAACAAGGCTGATCCTTCGCGATCAGCTTTTCTCTACTACATACGACGGGAGGGAGAAGGATGGAGGCAAACAAAAAACACTCTATGCCAGAAGAGTGTTTAGATGATGCGAACTATTCATTTAAAAATATTATAATACAAATCGAGCCGATTGTAAAGGCGTTTCACCTATCAGACGTAGGAAATGCTGAGCGTTTAGCATACTATCATGGCGATAAATTGCGATACTGTCATAGCACTGGCAAATGGCTGTACTGGACAGGCAAACGGTGGCAAATAGATAGTGGGGGAACAGAAGTGTATCGTCTGGCCAAAGAAACGGTGCGGAATATCTACCGTGAAGCTGCATTGACTGACGATACTGATACACGTCAAAAGATCTCTAAACATGCGATTCAATCAGAGAAAGCATCATCAATTCGAGAAATGATTGCGTTGGCGCAAAATGAAGGAGATATACCAATCCACGCCTATGAATTAGACGCGGATCAATGGCTATTGAACGTAGAGAACGGAACAATCGACTTGCGCACAGGCAAATTAAGACCGCATTCACGCAAGGACTTGATCACCAAACTCGTTCATACGGAGTACGATCCAAACGCACAATGTCCGACATGGGAAGCGTTTTTGTGGCGCATCATGAACGGGAACCAGGAATTGATACGTTTCCTACAGAAAGCGGTCGGTTATGCGCTCACCGGTGACGTATCTGAACAGGTTATGTTTTTCCTATACGGATACACCGGCAAAAACGGCAAATCCACGTTCCTGAACACGATACGCGAATTGTTGGACGACTACTCAATCACCATGCAGCCAGACTCGTTCATGGTCAAGCAATCGGATCGCATCTCAAACGATATCGCACGTCTCAAAGGGGTACGTTTCGTATCCACTATCGAGGGTGAAGAGGGAAAACGTTTGGCCGAATCACTCATCAAGCAATTAACCGGCGGCGATACCATTTCAGCGCGATTCCTGCACCGTGAATACTTCGATTTCAAACCTACGCACAAGATATTTTTCGCAACCAATCACAAACCGTCGATT contains the following coding sequences:
- a CDS encoding helix-turn-helix domain-containing protein → MQIQPETFRFLRQMLGISVREFAKAVGYSHSYVAMIETGERRMSEEARRRFLKFYIDFIDAAMDWQHDYSTISN
- a CDS encoding DNA primase family protein, whose protein sequence is MEANKKHSMPEECLDDANYSFKNIIIQIEPIVKAFHLSDVGNAERLAYYHGDKLRYCHSTGKWLYWTGKRWQIDSGGTEVYRLAKETVRNIYREAALTDDTDTRQKISKHAIQSEKASSIREMIALAQNEGDIPIHAYELDADQWLLNVENGTIDLRTGKLRPHSRKDLITKLVHTEYDPNAQCPTWEAFLWRIMNGNQELIRFLQKAVGYALTGDVSEQVMFFLYGYTGKNGKSTFLNTIRELLDDYSITMQPDSFMVKQSDRISNDIARLKGVRFVSTIEGEEGKRLAESLIKQLTGGDTISARFLHREYFDFKPTHKIFFATNHKPSIRGTDDAIWRRIRLIPFDVIIPEHERDPKLPEKLRAEWSGILRWAVEGCLLWQREGLGVPGAVVEATQEYREEMDVIGAFLADKCVIGSGYKTHSSELYEEYKTWCADNGEYQMTQSMFGRKLKERGFENVKSNGYKVWKDIGLARNIPVPFARIS